The Microbulbifer hydrolyticus genome has a segment encoding these proteins:
- a CDS encoding SH3 domain-containing protein, with product MHLAALLAGLFVAGYASAEQEEPVVESFSARQFGERTPQDLPDDAEQVFNGAEFLNLYTGPGRGYVIDHVVEYGERLWLLKRRTDWVKVMTRSGKTGWAKISDLDEIFAIDGEQVGVPTPGIDDYREQGFRLGFAYGDFEGANALGVSLGYRFTGNISAELRAAQTIGAYSDSQTYQVALLHKPFPEWRLSPYFMLGTGINITSPNATIVATEDRQDTTMLTGIGVTTYLSRRFALRAEVANHYLLTSRENNQEIVEWKLGFDVFM from the coding sequence ATGCATCTGGCCGCACTGCTGGCCGGACTGTTTGTGGCCGGTTATGCGAGCGCCGAGCAGGAAGAGCCCGTGGTGGAGAGCTTTTCTGCCCGCCAGTTCGGCGAGCGCACCCCGCAAGACCTGCCCGATGACGCCGAACAGGTGTTCAACGGGGCCGAATTCCTCAACCTGTATACCGGCCCCGGTCGCGGCTATGTGATCGACCATGTGGTGGAGTACGGTGAACGCCTGTGGTTGCTGAAGCGTCGCACTGACTGGGTCAAGGTGATGACCCGGAGTGGTAAAACCGGCTGGGCAAAAATTTCCGATCTGGACGAGATTTTTGCCATAGACGGGGAGCAGGTAGGAGTGCCGACCCCGGGCATCGACGATTACCGCGAGCAGGGTTTTCGTCTTGGCTTCGCCTATGGGGATTTCGAGGGGGCGAATGCGCTGGGGGTGTCCCTCGGCTATCGTTTCACCGGCAATATCTCGGCCGAATTGCGCGCGGCGCAAACCATTGGTGCCTATTCCGACAGCCAGACCTACCAGGTGGCACTGTTGCACAAGCCTTTCCCCGAGTGGCGACTCTCGCCCTACTTTATGCTCGGCACCGGCATCAATATCACCTCGCCCAATGCCACCATCGTCGCCACCGAAGATCGTCAGGACACCACCATGCTGACCGGCATCGGCGTCACCACCTATCTATCCCGCCGCTTTGCCTTGCGCGCGGAAGTTGCCAATCACTACCTGCTCACCTCGCGGGAAAATAATCAGGAGATAGTCGAATGGAAATTGGGATTCGACGTATTCATGTAA
- a CDS encoding outer membrane beta-barrel domain-containing protein — protein sequence MEIGIRRIHVTLAGLLMAATIPFSVATQAQGDAEIDEIISPDLERREIREARIDSEDFEFTAYLGGIMNVEDFGSNALYGGSLAYHINEDFFMEAGYGQTKLGESSYERLSGSAPLLTDEERELSMYNLSLAWNFLPGEIFIFDKWALNSNLYLIGGVGNTSFADEEHFTYNVGVGVRMLAQDWLALRLDVRDHIFEHEIFGEPLTTNNLSAQLGVSVYF from the coding sequence ATGGAAATTGGGATTCGACGTATTCATGTAACCCTGGCCGGGCTGTTGATGGCCGCGACCATACCGTTTTCCGTTGCCACGCAGGCGCAAGGGGATGCGGAAATTGATGAAATCATTTCCCCGGATCTCGAGCGCCGCGAGATCCGTGAGGCCAGGATCGATAGCGAGGATTTCGAGTTTACCGCGTACCTTGGCGGCATCATGAATGTGGAAGATTTTGGCAGCAATGCCCTTTACGGCGGTAGCCTGGCCTACCACATCAATGAAGATTTCTTTATGGAGGCGGGCTACGGGCAAACCAAACTGGGCGAGTCCAGTTACGAGCGCCTCAGTGGTTCTGCGCCACTGCTTACCGATGAAGAGCGTGAGCTCTCCATGTATAACCTGTCACTGGCCTGGAACTTTCTCCCCGGTGAGATCTTTATTTTCGACAAGTGGGCGCTGAACAGTAACCTGTACCTGATTGGTGGTGTGGGCAATACCAGCTTTGCCGACGAGGAACACTTTACCTACAACGTCGGCGTCGGAGTGAGAATGCTCGCGCAGGACTGGCTGGCATTGCGCCTCGATGTGCGCGACCACATATTTGAGCATGAGATTTTTGGTGAGCCGCTAACCACCAATAACCTCTCCGCCCAGCTGGGCGTTTCCGTCTATTTCTGA
- a CDS encoding TlpA disulfide reductase family protein, whose product MRKLIAALCTSAALLAGAPASANAPAADFTLASLKDGNLKLSEQRGEVIMLNFWASWCGPCREEMPLLNDLHARYEPVGFQVWGVNVDANREDAQAMLNKIPVEFPVLFDAQSDVSKLFGVEAMPSSVFIDRDGKVRYVHKGYRSGDEAEYKKIIKELIRE is encoded by the coding sequence ATGCGTAAACTGATTGCCGCTCTCTGTACCAGTGCCGCTTTACTGGCGGGCGCGCCAGCTTCCGCCAATGCACCCGCTGCGGACTTCACCCTCGCCTCCCTCAAGGATGGCAACCTCAAATTGAGCGAGCAGCGCGGCGAAGTGATCATGCTCAACTTCTGGGCTTCCTGGTGTGGCCCCTGCCGGGAGGAAATGCCGCTGCTGAACGATCTGCATGCCCGCTACGAGCCGGTCGGCTTTCAGGTATGGGGTGTCAATGTGGATGCGAACCGCGAAGACGCGCAGGCGATGCTGAACAAGATTCCGGTAGAGTTTCCGGTGTTGTTCGACGCCCAGAGCGACGTCAGCAAACTGTTCGGCGTGGAAGCCATGCCCAGCTCCGTGTTTATCGACCGCGATGGCAAGGTGCGCTACGTGCACAAGGGCTATCGCAGTGGCGACGAAGCCGAGTACAAAAAAATCATCAAGGAACTGATCCGGGAATAA
- a CDS encoding DUF4266 domain-containing protein, giving the protein MMPEPWVKPYERHYLADPIMSFERDPVAAGYMNHVYEAREAARGAEGGSGGGCGCN; this is encoded by the coding sequence ATGATGCCCGAGCCCTGGGTCAAACCTTACGAACGGCATTACCTGGCGGACCCGATCATGAGTTTTGAGCGGGACCCCGTCGCTGCCGGGTATATGAACCATGTGTACGAAGCGCGCGAAGCTGCCCGGGGAGCAGAGGGCGGTTCCGGGGGCGGTTGTGGGTGTAACTGA
- a CDS encoding DUF3570 domain-containing protein: MLPEERADTMYHAYSGGGVTIDGPSVLVRKNVGNKVSLSANYYVDMISGASIDVQATASPYSEQRDEFSLGADYLVEKTTMSLSYTNSSENDYQAETVGFGISQDFFGDLSTLSMRVSLGSDDVMRNGDEDFLEQAEHRRYSLGWSQILTTRLIAELSVETVADEGFLNNPYRSVRYLDPGSGTGFSYQAELYPTTRNSDAVALRAKYRLPYRAAIKSEYRRYADSWGINSDNLEFRYTHPLEAKDLVLEGKLRFYKQKGADFYSDLFPYVDATNFRARDKELSDFTSTAIGIGASYQLPERWALFDRKNTLNLYWDYVLFDYDNFHDVRVHDGGSDVLPGEEPAYHFNAHVVRLFWSMWF; the protein is encoded by the coding sequence GTGCTGCCCGAGGAACGTGCGGATACCATGTACCACGCCTACAGCGGAGGTGGTGTCACCATTGACGGGCCCTCGGTGCTGGTGCGCAAGAATGTCGGCAACAAGGTTTCGCTATCTGCCAATTACTATGTGGATATGATCTCCGGTGCGTCGATTGACGTGCAGGCCACCGCCAGTCCCTATTCCGAGCAGCGCGACGAATTTTCTCTCGGCGCTGACTACCTGGTGGAAAAAACCACCATGAGCCTGAGCTATACCAATTCCAGCGAGAACGACTACCAGGCGGAAACCGTCGGCTTTGGCATCAGCCAGGATTTCTTCGGCGATCTCAGTACCCTCTCCATGCGCGTCAGTCTGGGCAGCGATGATGTGATGCGCAACGGCGACGAAGATTTTCTCGAGCAGGCGGAGCACCGCCGCTATTCCCTGGGGTGGAGCCAGATCCTGACCACCAGGCTGATTGCCGAGTTGAGTGTGGAAACCGTGGCGGACGAAGGGTTCCTGAATAATCCCTACCGCAGTGTGCGCTATCTGGATCCGGGCTCCGGCACCGGCTTCAGCTATCAGGCGGAACTGTACCCGACCACCCGCAACAGTGATGCCGTAGCACTGCGAGCCAAGTACCGGCTGCCGTATCGTGCCGCCATCAAGAGTGAATACCGTCGCTACGCCGACAGCTGGGGGATCAATTCCGACAACCTGGAGTTTCGCTACACCCACCCGCTGGAGGCGAAGGATCTGGTTCTTGAGGGCAAGCTGCGCTTTTACAAACAGAAAGGCGCGGACTTTTACAGCGACCTGTTCCCCTATGTCGACGCCACCAACTTCCGCGCGCGCGACAAGGAGCTGAGCGATTTCACCAGCACCGCCATCGGTATCGGCGCCTCCTATCAACTGCCGGAGCGCTGGGCGCTGTTCGATCGCAAGAACACCCTGAATCTCTACTGGGATTATGTGCTGTTCGACTACGACAACTTCCACGATGTGCGTGTGCACGACGGTGGCTCCGACGTCCTGCCAGGAGAGGAGCCTGCCTATCACTTTAATGCCCATGTGGTGCGGCTGTTCTGGTCGATGTGGTTCTGA
- a CDS encoding 23S rRNA (adenine(2030)-N(6))-methyltransferase RlmJ, producing the protein MLSYRHGFHAGNFADVLKHCVQVEIISYLQKKEAPFDYIDTHAGAGRYALTSDMAQKNREYMTGIGRLFKTCDLPGLQNYLRLIEALNPQQSLQHYPGSPLIATSMLRPQDKAWLFELHPSDAEKLRHCVPRGRQCQVREEDGFAGLASLLPSRARRALILIDPPYEQKADYQRVVDALRLIHRKMATATVALWYPVVERRRIEALEKQLVASGIRNIELYELGVRADACGGGMTSSGMIVINPPWTLRAQVQALLPPLAAELGVNGGGHYRCEVLVAE; encoded by the coding sequence ATGCTCAGTTATCGTCACGGTTTTCACGCCGGCAATTTTGCCGATGTGCTCAAGCACTGTGTGCAGGTAGAAATTATTTCCTACCTGCAAAAGAAAGAAGCCCCTTTTGACTATATCGACACCCACGCCGGTGCCGGCCGCTATGCACTGACGTCGGATATGGCGCAGAAAAACCGCGAGTACATGACCGGGATTGGCCGCCTGTTCAAAACGTGTGATCTGCCCGGTTTGCAGAATTACCTGCGTCTGATCGAGGCATTGAACCCCCAGCAGAGCCTGCAGCATTACCCCGGTTCGCCGTTGATAGCCACGAGCATGTTGCGCCCCCAGGACAAGGCGTGGCTGTTCGAGCTGCACCCCAGTGATGCGGAAAAGCTGCGTCACTGTGTCCCGCGCGGACGGCAGTGCCAGGTGCGGGAGGAGGACGGTTTTGCGGGGCTCGCCAGCCTGCTACCCAGCCGCGCCCGCCGCGCCCTGATCCTGATCGATCCGCCCTATGAACAGAAAGCCGACTACCAGCGGGTGGTTGATGCCCTGCGGCTGATCCACCGCAAGATGGCCACAGCGACGGTGGCCCTGTGGTATCCGGTGGTGGAGCGTCGCCGTATTGAGGCCCTGGAAAAACAGCTGGTTGCCAGCGGCATCCGCAATATCGAGCTGTATGAACTGGGTGTTCGCGCGGATGCCTGCGGCGGGGGTATGACGTCGTCAGGGATGATCGTTATCAACCCGCCCTGGACTCTGCGCGCGCAGGTGCAAGCGTTGTTGCCACCATTGGCGGCAGAGCTCGGTGTCAACGGTGGTGGCCACTACCGCTGTGAGGTCCTCGTAGCAGAATAG
- a CDS encoding TonB-dependent receptor, translating to MEGSSSDTGVAAVTSDATTYFFEIPAQPLDQSLLAFSRQTGLAVMVATAQNQSANTPDEPAPLVRGEYTAEAALELLLAHTDFRYRRVDGQGVVILPPKSGTPTPPAEPDEVPVARALLEEVEVVASKRRTNLQQTPMTVTAISGGTLEERNIDSLQEMAAEVPSLKVARNGDHTASMLYLRGVGSDNHTEAGDSGVATHVDGIFSSRVQGSAVLLYDLDRVEVLRGPQGTLFGRNSTGGVINYHTARPQQDWSSALSVSVGNYGLRKFTAVANAPLTDDWALRWAAVSERADGYTDYTDDSLYAKRADRYNNTDLYSHRLSSSWQINDELDWWLSYERFEDRGAGSLPVVDYDTPVTIDTPGRTTLNQDALRSRVEWELQGGNSLVYIAGYGFTRRSQDWDADRTGAVGSETDPAIYHQSNRTVWSEYRARQHELQLKSSDDERLRWLIAYFNFVERNAIRFDLEHQDPDGSGWGGAPAHSFQQPNRGTRLDAFYGQLDYDLTPHWQVSAGARSGRDQRYDRGGRNIACPDLIRSDREGVLGAVAVNRESAAPGQCFVANYNDVDQTWRSTTAMARLSYQPSDQTLLYLHYAEGFKPGIVQDGASLSGVYAGAEDPAYQRALQTLITRNNNGAAFVGPETSANVELGFKLGLLGGGMTLNGALFDTRYRDLQVSGIAVEEDGTELIRSTNAPSATIRGVELELNWASSLNGRVTGFLSLLDARYDRFLAVDNEFPLYGQTWNPGAATPELPDLVDFSGNRLKQVPKVSLGLNYRHGLSLGSWGRATARVGLRYASSMYFDEANRGNRSGMLLDNRTGQWIDDPAGPAPDVDRQPAYSLWNAGLKFEPAAGNWWLDLYGENLTNTAVANDVQEADIAVPEYYYGAPRTFGLRLGLNFD from the coding sequence ATGGAAGGCTCTTCATCAGATACCGGGGTCGCTGCAGTCACATCGGATGCAACCACCTATTTCTTCGAGATCCCCGCCCAGCCCCTGGACCAGTCCCTGCTGGCCTTTTCCCGCCAGACCGGCCTCGCGGTGATGGTTGCCACGGCCCAGAACCAGTCCGCCAATACCCCCGACGAGCCGGCACCCCTGGTGCGCGGCGAATACACCGCGGAAGCCGCCCTCGAACTGCTGCTGGCACACACGGACTTTCGCTATCGCCGGGTGGATGGCCAGGGCGTGGTGATACTGCCGCCCAAGAGCGGCACCCCAACCCCGCCGGCAGAGCCGGATGAAGTACCGGTAGCGCGGGCGCTGCTGGAAGAGGTTGAGGTGGTGGCGAGCAAGCGCCGCACCAATCTGCAGCAGACCCCGATGACGGTGACTGCGATCAGCGGCGGCACCCTGGAGGAGCGCAATATCGACAGCCTGCAGGAGATGGCCGCGGAAGTGCCCAGCCTGAAGGTGGCGCGCAATGGCGACCACACGGCCTCAATGCTGTACCTGCGCGGCGTGGGCTCGGACAACCACACCGAAGCCGGCGACTCCGGCGTTGCCACCCATGTAGATGGCATCTTCAGCAGCCGTGTGCAGGGCTCCGCGGTATTGCTCTACGACCTCGACCGGGTGGAAGTATTGCGCGGGCCCCAGGGCACCCTGTTCGGGCGCAATTCCACCGGCGGCGTCATCAACTACCACACCGCGCGACCGCAGCAGGACTGGTCTTCAGCGCTATCGGTTTCCGTGGGCAATTACGGCCTGCGGAAATTCACTGCGGTGGCGAACGCCCCGCTCACAGACGACTGGGCTCTGCGCTGGGCGGCGGTATCCGAGCGGGCCGACGGCTATACCGACTACACCGACGATTCCCTGTACGCAAAGCGCGCCGACCGCTACAACAATACCGATCTGTACAGCCACCGGCTAAGCTCCAGCTGGCAGATCAATGATGAACTCGACTGGTGGCTCAGCTACGAGCGGTTTGAGGACCGCGGTGCCGGCAGCCTGCCAGTGGTGGATTACGATACCCCGGTCACCATCGACACCCCCGGACGTACCACGCTCAACCAGGACGCTCTGCGCAGCCGTGTCGAGTGGGAACTGCAGGGGGGGAACTCGCTCGTCTATATCGCCGGCTACGGCTTTACCCGCCGCAGTCAGGACTGGGATGCCGACCGCACCGGTGCCGTGGGCAGCGAGACAGACCCGGCCATCTACCACCAGAGCAACCGTACCGTGTGGTCCGAATACCGCGCGCGCCAGCACGAACTGCAACTGAAGAGCAGCGACGACGAGCGTCTGCGCTGGTTGATCGCCTACTTCAATTTTGTCGAGAGAAACGCCATCCGCTTCGACCTGGAGCACCAGGATCCGGACGGCAGTGGCTGGGGCGGCGCGCCGGCGCACAGTTTCCAGCAGCCCAACCGGGGGACCCGTCTCGACGCTTTCTACGGACAGCTGGACTACGACCTCACACCCCATTGGCAGGTCAGTGCCGGTGCCCGCAGCGGGCGCGACCAGCGCTATGACCGGGGCGGCCGCAATATCGCCTGCCCGGACCTGATCCGCAGTGATCGCGAGGGTGTGCTGGGGGCCGTTGCCGTCAACCGGGAGTCCGCCGCACCGGGCCAGTGTTTTGTGGCCAACTACAACGACGTCGACCAGACCTGGCGCAGCACCACGGCGATGGCGCGGCTTTCCTATCAGCCATCGGATCAGACCCTGCTCTACCTCCACTATGCGGAAGGCTTCAAACCCGGCATCGTGCAGGATGGCGCGAGCCTGTCCGGGGTCTACGCGGGCGCTGAAGACCCCGCTTATCAACGTGCCCTGCAGACACTGATCACCCGTAACAACAACGGCGCTGCGTTCGTGGGCCCGGAAACCAGCGCCAATGTCGAGCTGGGCTTCAAGCTCGGCCTGCTGGGTGGCGGGATGACCCTTAACGGCGCCCTGTTCGATACCCGCTATCGCGACCTGCAGGTATCCGGCATCGCGGTGGAAGAAGACGGCACGGAGTTGATCCGCTCCACCAACGCCCCGTCCGCGACCATTCGCGGTGTGGAGCTGGAGCTGAACTGGGCCAGCAGCCTGAACGGCCGCGTTACAGGTTTTCTCTCCCTGCTCGATGCCCGCTACGATCGTTTTCTCGCCGTCGACAACGAATTCCCGCTGTATGGTCAGACCTGGAATCCCGGCGCGGCGACCCCCGAACTTCCGGATCTGGTGGACTTCAGTGGCAATCGGCTGAAGCAGGTGCCCAAGGTCAGCCTCGGACTCAACTACCGCCACGGCCTGTCCCTGGGCAGCTGGGGGCGCGCCACCGCCAGGGTGGGGCTGCGCTACGCATCCAGCATGTATTTTGACGAGGCCAACCGTGGCAATCGCAGTGGTATGCTGCTGGACAATCGCACCGGCCAGTGGATCGACGATCCCGCCGGCCCGGCGCCAGACGTGGATCGTCAGCCCGCCTACAGCCTGTGGAATGCGGGTCTGAAATTCGAGCCCGCGGCGGGCAACTGGTGGCTCGATCTCTACGGTGAAAACCTCACCAATACGGCCGTCGCCAACGATGTGCAGGAAGCGGATATCGCCGTGCCCGAATACTATTACGGCGCCCCCCGCACCTTTGGCCTCCGTCTCGGCCTGAATTTCGACTGA
- a CDS encoding RNA polymerase sigma factor — translation MATAWTSQLATDNDKDLDHYYREYHQELCRYAVSKFGLSYSEAEDLVQEAFARMAPQLRVGDIEHVRAFLYRSVHNATIDALRKGQVRESYAQSVQDDPERDQDTLGPERVASSRQFLGLISRALWSMPHKRRRLLLMNRVDGLSYAEIARREGLSATVVKKHVAKALAGCQEALRAHGGEL, via the coding sequence ATGGCGACAGCGTGGACGAGCCAATTGGCGACCGATAACGACAAGGACCTGGATCACTACTACCGCGAATATCACCAGGAACTGTGTCGATATGCGGTGAGTAAATTCGGATTGTCGTACAGCGAGGCCGAAGACCTGGTGCAGGAGGCGTTTGCGCGCATGGCACCACAGCTTCGGGTTGGCGATATCGAGCACGTGAGAGCCTTCCTGTACCGGTCGGTGCACAACGCCACCATTGATGCGTTGCGCAAAGGTCAGGTGCGGGAGAGCTATGCGCAATCGGTTCAGGACGATCCCGAGCGGGATCAGGACACCCTGGGCCCGGAGCGTGTGGCCAGCAGCCGGCAGTTCCTCGGGCTGATCAGCCGCGCCCTGTGGAGCATGCCCCACAAGCGCCGGCGGCTGTTGTTGATGAATCGTGTCGACGGCCTCTCCTACGCGGAAATCGCGCGGCGGGAAGGGCTCTCGGCAACCGTAGTGAAAAAGCACGTAGCGAAAGCCCTGGCCGGGTGCCAGGAAGCGCTGCGCGCACATGGTGGAGAATTGTGA
- a CDS encoding FecR family protein translates to MTTGNSHPQTDIRRVEAEAREWFMLRGERSLDADEQSAYDTWMQQVHNRSAYQRLEQIDRSLAALAAGEEGARLRQRGGLDGFIEKLRGLFGNLGGAGPATGVAFACTLMLAVGLVYLAPAPQAPVAQAYVSELAQQRTVTLEDGSFVTLGGDSAIEAEFNGERRNVRLLRGQAFFEVTKDPARPFFVNAAGAEIRVVGTRFDVHAGSPLNPSVKVTVEEGIVDVASEASATAATPKVRLVAGQQVRVTEQQMSRVHTVDASRVASWRQGKFSYRDAPLSEVVADANRYRKNRIVIGTRELENLRVTTAFNADQADTLVAMLEQSLPVRVFKEPDGRVVIWPGTVED, encoded by the coding sequence ATGACGACTGGCAACAGTCACCCGCAGACAGATATCCGGCGCGTAGAAGCCGAGGCCCGCGAGTGGTTTATGCTTCGCGGTGAACGCAGCCTCGATGCCGACGAGCAGTCTGCCTATGACACCTGGATGCAGCAGGTACACAACCGCAGTGCCTACCAGCGACTGGAGCAGATCGACCGCAGCCTCGCCGCCCTGGCGGCTGGCGAGGAGGGCGCGCGCCTGCGCCAGCGTGGGGGGCTCGATGGCTTTATCGAAAAGCTGCGCGGCCTGTTCGGTAATCTGGGGGGCGCTGGCCCGGCGACCGGCGTAGCCTTCGCCTGCACTCTGATGCTCGCGGTAGGCCTCGTGTACCTCGCGCCCGCGCCGCAAGCCCCTGTTGCACAGGCCTATGTCTCTGAGCTTGCCCAGCAGCGTACCGTTACCCTGGAAGATGGCAGTTTTGTCACGCTCGGCGGCGACTCAGCGATCGAAGCCGAGTTCAATGGAGAGCGCCGTAACGTAAGACTCCTGCGGGGCCAGGCGTTCTTTGAAGTCACCAAAGACCCCGCGCGCCCGTTTTTCGTCAATGCGGCGGGAGCGGAAATCCGCGTGGTAGGCACCCGCTTTGATGTGCACGCCGGCAGTCCTCTCAACCCGTCGGTAAAAGTTACCGTGGAAGAGGGGATCGTTGATGTAGCCAGCGAAGCGTCGGCCACAGCTGCTACACCTAAAGTGCGCCTGGTTGCCGGGCAGCAGGTCAGGGTCACCGAGCAGCAGATGAGCCGCGTCCATACCGTGGATGCCTCCCGGGTCGCCAGCTGGCGCCAGGGCAAGTTCAGCTACCGCGACGCGCCCCTTTCCGAAGTCGTCGCCGATGCCAACCGCTATCGCAAAAACCGCATCGTGATCGGCACCCGCGAACTGGAAAACCTGCGGGTGACCACGGCCTTCAATGCCGACCAGGCGGATACGCTAGTGGCGATGCTGGAGCAGTCATTGCCGGTGCGGGTGTTCAAGGAGCCGGATGGGCGGGTGGTTATCTGGCCGGGAACGGTTGAAGATTGA
- a CDS encoding DUF1214 domain-containing protein, producing the protein MRNKVLFYIVLACMQFGIAYARDFDAERLERRAYESALWGQAIVAGNEMIEGGIDAGQKLNQVAFFSRPPNWKFQQPTPNNSTLYVQLIYDVKDGPVVVEIPPTEGPYSVFGTFLDVWQRPVVDVGAGGDDKGKGGKYFLYNARDPKITVPDGFLPVPLRTYRGYGTLRVITPDLEENTLEGAVDYIKKGFQQYAYGSDERYPHMDIYDKEYSSLFPWDHTFFQRLQKVINYEEVREEDKYAMGMLSSIGIDRGGSFKPDEKSRAALDRVLKRVHGELQHFLRTIPPRRWGDKTQWTQPVADSMISTKMTYEDENKIYIDDRAFTYYTYISPPVKLGSSTAYLMLTKDADGEPLKGDKNYMLTVPADVPAKQFWSVLVYDVATASYIREADPIGLASSESPKMNDDGTCTIYFGPKPLNDGVNYLPTGNADNYFLLFRFYGPEEAYNNNSWMLSDMVKMP; encoded by the coding sequence ATGAGAAATAAAGTTCTTTTCTACATCGTACTTGCATGCATGCAATTCGGAATTGCGTATGCCAGGGACTTCGACGCCGAACGTCTGGAACGTCGCGCCTATGAATCGGCGCTGTGGGGGCAGGCCATTGTGGCTGGGAACGAGATGATCGAGGGTGGGATTGACGCCGGTCAGAAGCTTAATCAAGTCGCTTTTTTCTCTCGTCCGCCGAACTGGAAGTTTCAGCAGCCGACGCCGAATAATTCGACGCTCTACGTCCAGTTGATTTACGACGTCAAGGACGGACCTGTCGTTGTCGAGATTCCGCCCACCGAGGGACCTTACAGTGTCTTCGGGACGTTTCTTGATGTCTGGCAGCGTCCTGTCGTGGACGTTGGCGCGGGGGGCGACGACAAGGGCAAAGGAGGCAAGTATTTCCTCTACAACGCCCGCGATCCGAAGATCACGGTGCCGGACGGGTTTCTCCCAGTGCCACTCCGGACCTATCGGGGCTATGGCACTCTCCGCGTCATCACTCCCGATCTCGAAGAGAATACTCTCGAGGGCGCGGTCGATTACATCAAGAAAGGCTTCCAACAGTACGCCTACGGCAGCGATGAGCGTTACCCGCACATGGATATCTATGACAAGGAATACTCCTCCCTGTTTCCATGGGATCACACCTTTTTCCAGCGACTCCAGAAGGTCATCAATTACGAAGAGGTCCGTGAAGAGGACAAGTATGCGATGGGCATGCTCAGCTCCATTGGCATAGATCGCGGCGGCAGCTTTAAACCGGACGAGAAGTCGCGGGCCGCACTTGACCGGGTCCTGAAGCGGGTCCACGGGGAACTGCAACATTTCCTGCGCACGATTCCACCGCGTCGCTGGGGAGACAAGACCCAGTGGACGCAGCCGGTGGCCGATTCGATGATCTCGACGAAGATGACCTACGAAGACGAGAACAAGATCTACATCGACGACCGCGCCTTCACTTACTACACTTATATTTCTCCCCCGGTAAAGCTGGGATCGTCCACGGCCTATCTCATGCTGACCAAGGATGCAGACGGAGAGCCGCTCAAGGGTGATAAAAATTACATGCTGACCGTCCCCGCGGACGTTCCCGCCAAGCAGTTCTGGTCGGTGCTTGTTTATGACGTCGCTACCGCCTCCTACATCCGGGAAGCCGATCCCATTGGCCTGGCCTCATCAGAGAGCCCGAAGATGAATGATGACGGCACCTGCACGATTTACTTTGGCCCCAAACCATTGAACGACGGTGTGAACTACCTGCCCACCGGCAATGCGGACAACTACTTCCTGCTGTTCCGATTCTATGGCCCGGAGGAAGCTTATAACAACAATAGCTGGATGCTGAGTGACATGGTTAAGATGCCATGA
- a CDS encoding methyltransferase family protein: MSSNEDTTKVDQPASPRQWFRLVVVYLLIPLTLFICGGDLGWWQAWLYSLLFLASGIGGRMWAEHLHPGLTAERQNIEKVQSAKAWDKVLAPLMALSVSFPMVIVAGLDHRFGWSPLFSLWLIVLGLLLIALGYAFAAWALIENRFFFSVVRIELDRGHVVCDSGPYRIVRHPGYAGNMLALPSMALAFSSMWVLIPAAAALIITVIRTALEDHTLKNELPGYRDYARRVRYRLIPGIY; this comes from the coding sequence ATGTCATCAAATGAAGATACAACGAAGGTAGATCAACCAGCATCCCCTCGCCAGTGGTTCAGATTAGTTGTGGTCTATCTGCTAATCCCACTCACTTTATTTATATGCGGTGGCGACCTTGGTTGGTGGCAAGCGTGGCTATATTCCTTGCTTTTCCTGGCCTCTGGTATTGGCGGGCGCATGTGGGCGGAGCACCTGCACCCCGGATTAACAGCCGAAAGACAAAATATAGAAAAGGTCCAAAGCGCTAAAGCCTGGGACAAAGTGCTTGCTCCACTAATGGCGCTAAGTGTGAGTTTCCCAATGGTTATTGTGGCCGGGCTGGATCATCGCTTTGGCTGGTCACCCCTGTTTTCATTGTGGCTCATCGTGCTCGGCCTCCTCCTGATCGCGCTCGGATACGCTTTCGCTGCGTGGGCATTGATAGAGAATCGCTTTTTCTTCAGCGTGGTCCGTATTGAGTTGGATCGGGGGCATGTGGTGTGTGACAGTGGGCCCTATCGGATTGTGCGCCATCCAGGCTATGCCGGAAATATGTTGGCACTCCCGAGTATGGCTCTGGCCTTTAGCTCGATGTGGGTACTTATTCCGGCGGCTGCTGCGCTAATCATTACGGTGATTAGAACCGCGCTAGAAGATCATACTTTAAAAAACGAGTTACCGGGCTATCGCGACTATGCGCGACGCGTACGCTATCGGTTGATACCGGGGATTTACTAA